In the genome of Fusobacterium necrogenes, one region contains:
- a CDS encoding sulfurtransferase: MKTMKKLLSTILLISIFTLSGCFKEKENEVQNYTVISTQDLEKNIPNSNWVVVDTRENDAYNGWSLDGIEKGGHIPLALDFSSSWLNTKTERLDSILTTKGITQNKNIVLYDYNNKDAKKVADYLNKKGYKNIYLYNISDWINSGKTLESYKNYQMLVPPYWVKNLIDGKNGINNYKIFEVSWGDEKASPDYLKGHIPGAIHVNTDHIEEGPLWNRKSDEELIELAKNNGITIDTTIVVYGADSMPASRFAVILKYLGVKDVRLLNGGTQKWINAGYPVETTVNKATPVDNFGTDKPLNRDYIIDLEGAREILADKTGSRLVDNRAWDEFIGKTSGYDYIEPKGRPAGAVWGHAGTNSSNLDDYRNPDNTMRNAYEVLQMWKEWDITPDKRLSFYCGTGWRASEVLFYADVMGIENISLYDGGWNEWSGNTSNEPNPIETGIPAGK, encoded by the coding sequence ATGAAGACTATGAAAAAATTACTTTCTACGATTTTACTTATTAGTATTTTTACTTTATCTGGATGTTTCAAAGAAAAAGAGAATGAAGTACAAAACTATACAGTAATCTCAACACAAGATTTAGAAAAAAATATCCCTAACTCTAATTGGGTAGTTGTAGATACTAGGGAAAATGATGCTTACAACGGTTGGAGTTTAGATGGTATTGAAAAAGGTGGTCATATTCCTCTAGCTCTTGATTTCTCTTCTTCTTGGTTAAATACTAAAACCGAGAGATTGGATTCAATACTTACGACAAAGGGAATTACACAGAATAAAAATATAGTTCTTTATGACTATAATAACAAAGATGCTAAAAAAGTTGCTGATTACTTGAATAAAAAAGGATATAAAAATATCTATCTATATAATATCTCAGATTGGATAAACTCTGGAAAAACTTTGGAAAGTTATAAAAACTATCAAATGTTAGTTCCTCCTTACTGGGTAAAAAATCTAATAGATGGAAAAAATGGTATCAATAACTATAAAATATTTGAGGTATCTTGGGGAGATGAAAAAGCTTCTCCAGATTACTTAAAAGGACATATTCCAGGAGCTATTCATGTAAACACTGACCACATTGAAGAGGGTCCTCTTTGGAATAGAAAATCTGATGAAGAGCTAATTGAATTAGCTAAAAATAATGGAATAACTATTGATACAACTATTGTAGTTTATGGTGCTGATTCTATGCCTGCTTCTAGATTTGCAGTTATTTTAAAATATTTAGGAGTAAAAGATGTTAGACTTCTAAATGGTGGTACTCAAAAATGGATAAATGCTGGCTATCCTGTAGAAACTACAGTGAACAAAGCTACTCCTGTGGATAATTTTGGTACTGATAAACCTCTTAACAGAGATTATATCATTGATTTAGAGGGAGCAAGAGAGATTTTAGCTGATAAAACTGGAAGTAGACTTGTAGATAATAGAGCATGGGATGAATTTATAGGAAAAACTTCTGGATATGATTATATCGAGCCTAAAGGTCGTCCTGCTGGAGCTGTATGGGGACATGCTGGAACAAATAGTTCCAACTTAGATGATTATAGAAATCCTGATAATACTATGAGAAATGCCTATGAAGTATTACAAATGTGGAAAGAATGGGATATCACTCCTGATAAAAGATTATCTTTCTACTGTGGTACAGGTTGGAGAGCTTCTGAAGTTTTATTTTATGCTGATGTAATGGGAATAGAAAATATCTCTTTATATGATGGTGGTTGGAACGAGTGGAGTGGAAATACTAGTAATGAGCCTAATCCTATAGAGACAGGTATTCCTGCTGGTAAATAA
- a CDS encoding CDP-alcohol phosphatidyltransferase family protein, which translates to MLDTHCRKYVQPVIKIGAQFFLRLGFTANGVTILAMLIGVSSGVFTYLGYNYIGVLVLWLSGYLDAVDGTIARETNSSSGFGTIMDITFDRIVESGIIIGVASRYRELSYSAMLLSISIIIAMTIFLTTGSLTDKKSEKSFYYQAGLAERTEGFVMFSLIILLKEKAEIVIYIFTIMIVITIFQRFLEAKRIVK; encoded by the coding sequence ATGTTAGATACTCATTGTAGAAAATATGTTCAGCCAGTTATAAAAATAGGGGCACAATTTTTTTTAAGACTTGGATTCACAGCTAATGGAGTAACTATTTTGGCTATGCTCATAGGAGTTAGTAGTGGAGTTTTTACCTATCTCGGTTATAACTATATAGGAGTTTTAGTTCTTTGGCTATCGGGATACTTAGATGCTGTAGATGGAACAATTGCAAGAGAAACAAATTCAAGCTCAGGTTTTGGAACAATTATGGATATAACCTTTGATAGAATAGTAGAGTCTGGAATAATAATAGGGGTTGCTTCAAGATATAGAGAGTTAAGCTATTCAGCTATGTTACTATCAATTAGTATAATAATAGCTATGACAATATTTTTAACCACAGGTTCTTTAACAGATAAAAAAAGTGAGAAAAGTTTCTATTATCAAGCTGGTTTAGCTGAGAGAACAGAGGGATTTGTGATGTTTAGCTTAATTATTCTATTAAAAGAGAAGGCTGAGATTGTAATATATATCTTTACTATTATGATAGTTATTACAATTTTTCAGAGATTTTTAGAAGCTAAAAGAATAGTAAAATAA
- a CDS encoding ABC transporter ATP-binding protein: protein MLEVKIKEKNYRSFALEGIEFEIEKGEFICLLGKSGSGKSTLLKIVAGLDQDYKGEVNLENEDIESARKSGKISMVFQEDLLLPHLDVFENIAFGLRIAKCNSDEIRRRVEEILKKLELEDKKYKYPNELSGGERQRVSIGRALVTEPKLLLMDEPFSALDYNLKKAMQKLVKNLQKELRVTTLFITHDRDEAFTLGDRLGIMENGKLIALDRGEKLFNCPKTLYVAKVLGIENIFLKEKFEKIFNYKSEVTTKYLGISGQDIKIAENGKTQGKVVDMSFSMGRYIVEIEVKDEKINCITNVRLEIGDMVFIDFEEKNIKGIED from the coding sequence ATGTTAGAAGTAAAAATTAAGGAGAAGAATTATAGAAGTTTTGCTTTAGAAGGAATAGAATTTGAAATAGAAAAAGGAGAGTTTATCTGTTTACTTGGAAAGTCAGGCTCAGGAAAGTCCACACTTTTAAAAATAGTAGCTGGATTGGATCAGGATTATAAGGGAGAAGTAAATTTAGAAAATGAGGATATTGAAAGTGCTAGAAAGAGTGGAAAGATATCTATGGTATTTCAAGAAGACCTTCTTCTCCCACATCTTGATGTATTTGAAAATATCGCTTTTGGACTGAGAATAGCTAAGTGTAATAGTGATGAAATTAGAAGAAGAGTAGAAGAGATTTTAAAAAAATTGGAGCTTGAAGATAAAAAATATAAGTATCCAAATGAATTAAGTGGAGGAGAAAGACAAAGGGTTTCTATAGGAAGAGCTCTTGTTACAGAGCCGAAACTTTTACTGATGGACGAACCATTTTCAGCTCTTGATTATAATTTAAAGAAAGCTATGCAAAAATTAGTAAAAAATTTACAAAAGGAGTTAAGGGTTACTACTCTATTTATTACCCATGATAGAGATGAGGCTTTCACATTAGGAGATAGGCTTGGAATTATGGAAAATGGAAAATTAATTGCATTAGATAGAGGAGAAAAACTGTTTAATTGTCCTAAAACCCTGTATGTTGCAAAAGTTTTAGGGATAGAGAATATATTTTTAAAGGAAAAGTTTGAAAAAATATTTAATTATAAGAGTGAAGTTACTACTAAATATTTAGGTATAAGTGGACAGGATATAAAGATTGCAGAAAATGGTAAAACTCAAGGAAAAGTAGTAGATATGAGTTTTAGTATGGGAAGATACATAGTTGAGATTGAAGTGAAAGATGAGAAAATTAATTGTATTACCAATGTAAGATTAGAGATTGGAGATATGGTTTTTATAGATTTTGAAGAAAAAAATATAAAAGGGATAGAGGATTAG
- a CDS encoding ABC transporter permease: MVKIFKFKNIVTTMLSGIFLLPMLSLILRTDIKSWSQALHMQRIYESIGITFYILILTIIFNILIGTPVAYTLSRTKSKLGKVLEILVFLPIIFPATVSVLGVQYRFIQFGLIETTLGVAIVHTVMTLPYYILSMKSGYTTISDNYFKLGKVMGVNEKQIFFKITLPMLKKSFIVGVAMIIMVSLVQYLTTFIIGGSEVMTLPIMLMPYMVDGGSKMGAVYSIIYILVTFISVVLAKSIINLLWRDRNVRSKN; encoded by the coding sequence GTGGTAAAAATATTTAAGTTCAAAAATATCGTAACTACAATGTTATCAGGTATATTTTTATTACCAATGCTTTCCCTAATTCTTAGAACTGATATTAAGAGCTGGAGTCAAGCTTTACATATGCAAAGAATCTATGAAAGTATAGGGATAACCTTTTATATACTTATTTTGACTATAATTTTCAATATATTAATAGGGACACCAGTGGCATATACCCTTTCAAGAACTAAATCAAAGCTAGGAAAAGTATTAGAAATTTTAGTATTTCTTCCAATTATTTTCCCAGCAACTGTTAGTGTATTAGGAGTTCAATATAGATTTATTCAATTTGGACTGATTGAAACAACTCTGGGGGTAGCAATAGTACACACAGTGATGACGCTACCATACTATATTTTAAGTATGAAGAGTGGTTATACTACAATTAGTGATAATTATTTTAAATTGGGAAAAGTTATGGGAGTAAATGAAAAGCAGATATTTTTTAAGATAACACTTCCTATGCTAAAAAAGTCATTTATAGTTGGAGTAGCTATGATAATAATGGTTTCATTGGTACAATATTTGACTACATTTATTATAGGGGGGAGTGAAGTGATGACTCTTCCTATAATGCTTATGCCATATATGGTAGATGGTGGAAGTAAGATGGGAGCTGTATATAGTATTATTTATATACTCGTTACTTTTATATCAGTAGTTTTGGCAAAAAGTATAATAAATCTATTATGGAGAGATAGGAATGTTAGAAGTAAAAATTAA
- a CDS encoding ABC transporter permease: MEKIRKIIKILPFLIYMYLFFLYGIYYVVMTSFGYNRIIGKNGFTLEYYRELILSREFLENLRYTVKINFFTGVISLLLAVVFLYLIHINRNSKYLGKFFKKILEFPVGVSYLTGAYALVLLLSRGGVIGSYLVKLGVIESIKEFPILINDNYGVGIILGYIWKVVPFMVMMCIPMMVDIERKWRDLGTLYNLTEYNFFKKIIFPMILPTLSLSFFLVLAYLFSAFETSYILGVTYPRTLSVQMYELYREGDIELRGKVMAINVIVTLIALTISFISYLTMKYLMKFKEREW; encoded by the coding sequence TTGGAAAAAATTAGAAAAATAATTAAAATATTACCATTTTTAATATATATGTATCTTTTTTTCCTCTATGGTATCTACTATGTTGTAATGACCTCTTTTGGCTATAATAGAATAATAGGAAAGAATGGTTTTACATTAGAGTATTATAGAGAGTTAATTCTTTCGAGGGAGTTTTTAGAAAATTTAAGATATACTGTTAAAATTAATTTTTTTACAGGAGTAATATCTCTACTTTTAGCAGTAGTTTTTCTATATTTAATACACATAAATCGTAATAGCAAATATCTTGGAAAATTTTTTAAAAAAATATTAGAGTTTCCTGTGGGAGTTTCATATTTAACAGGGGCTTATGCCCTTGTACTTTTATTGTCAAGGGGAGGAGTGATAGGAAGCTATCTTGTTAAACTTGGAGTTATAGAGAGTATTAAAGAATTTCCAATTTTAATAAATGATAATTATGGAGTTGGAATTATACTGGGATATATCTGGAAGGTAGTTCCATTTATGGTAATGATGTGTATTCCTATGATGGTAGATATAGAGAGAAAATGGAGAGATTTAGGGACTCTTTATAATTTAACTGAGTATAATTTTTTTAAAAAGATAATCTTTCCTATGATATTACCAACTTTGTCTTTAAGTTTTTTTCTGGTATTGGCATATCTTTTTTCAGCTTTTGAGACTTCTTATATATTAGGAGTAACATATCCAAGAACTTTGTCAGTTCAGATGTATGAGTTATATAGAGAAGGGGACATAGAGTTACGAGGTAAGGTTATGGCAATAAATGTAATAGTAACTTTGATAGCTTTAACTATTTCCTTTATCTCATATTTAACTATGAAGTATCTAATGAAATTTAAAGAGAGGGAGTGGTAA
- a CDS encoding ABC transporter substrate-binding protein, translated as MKKAYKLFIIGVLGMTILGCNSKEKKEVTLYMWGGDAKINSYVQDIAGNYIKEREGIELKAVPVVNIKDVVNKLIIEKQAGKNRGSVDILWINGENFNELKEANLLEKGILAKIENKKLIKESATLKDFGVDIDGDEVPWGEAQFNFIYDGEKGNIPFDSWQSLKEYVKRNPDRFTYPVVSDFTGSAFVRNIVIDILGYDNIMKMSDEEFKENLQVVWDYLNEIKPYLWRKGETYPESEGKLDLLYSTGEIDITMGYTINKVNSKIETGDFVKTSRSFLLKKGTLFNNHYLAIAKTSQNKEEALKIIDAMVSPQLQYEKQLAKNWGDFTVLDIDKLDEKEREGFIKLIENPNIPSLKELQEKRVLELSPTKLLIIEKEWQEKVGKN; from the coding sequence GTGAAAAAAGCTTATAAATTATTTATCATTGGAGTATTGGGAATGACTATACTTGGTTGTAATAGCAAGGAGAAAAAAGAGGTTACCCTATATATGTGGGGGGGAGATGCTAAGATAAATAGTTATGTTCAGGATATAGCAGGAAACTATATAAAGGAGAGAGAGGGAATAGAATTAAAAGCTGTACCTGTTGTAAATATAAAAGATGTAGTAAATAAGCTTATAATTGAAAAGCAAGCTGGAAAAAATAGAGGAAGTGTGGATATTCTTTGGATAAATGGAGAGAATTTTAATGAGTTAAAGGAAGCTAACTTATTAGAAAAGGGAATATTAGCTAAGATAGAAAATAAAAAACTTATAAAAGAGAGTGCTACACTAAAAGATTTTGGTGTGGATATAGATGGAGATGAGGTTCCTTGGGGAGAAGCTCAATTTAATTTTATTTATGATGGAGAAAAAGGGAATATTCCATTTGATAGCTGGCAGAGTCTAAAAGAGTATGTAAAAAGAAATCCTGATAGATTTACCTACCCTGTTGTTTCTGATTTTACAGGAAGTGCCTTTGTGAGAAATATTGTAATTGATATATTAGGATATGACAATATTATGAAGATGAGTGATGAGGAGTTTAAAGAAAATTTACAAGTTGTATGGGACTATCTAAATGAGATAAAACCTTATTTGTGGAGAAAAGGAGAAACTTATCCAGAGTCAGAGGGAAAACTAGATTTACTCTATTCTACAGGGGAGATAGATATCACTATGGGATATACTATAAATAAGGTTAACTCTAAAATAGAAACAGGAGATTTTGTAAAGACATCAAGAAGTTTTTTATTGAAAAAAGGGACTTTGTTTAATAACCATTATTTAGCTATAGCAAAAACTTCTCAAAATAAAGAGGAGGCTTTAAAGATAATAGATGCTATGGTTTCTCCTCAACTTCAGTATGAAAAACAATTAGCAAAAAATTGGGGAGATTTTACAGTATTGGATATAGATAAGCTAGATGAAAAAGAGAGAGAAGGATTTATAAAATTAATAGAAAATCCAAATATACCCTCACTAAAAGAGTTACAAGAGAAAAGAGTATTAGAGCTATCTCCAACAAAACTTTTAATAATAGAGAAAGAGTGGCAGGAAAAAGTTGGAAAAAATTAG
- a CDS encoding TVP38/TMEM64 family protein produces MKNSKSWKIVCLVFILMGVFLLANKFGVFHYLKNRDELEMIIKNMGVLAPVTYIVIYIILTLGCVSPVPLAIVGGVVFGVFFGILYTIIGAGIGLSLAFLIARYIARDFIEKKFGQREIFKKVESGVKNDGWFILAVTRFLPIFPFGLQNYLYGLTSIKFSLYSILSIIFILPGTVAFILLGGAVASGDIQKAVKVSLLASIILFCLSVIAKIIKKKLDRRTK; encoded by the coding sequence GTGAAAAATTCTAAATCATGGAAAATAGTTTGTCTAGTTTTTATATTGATGGGAGTGTTTCTTCTAGCTAATAAATTTGGAGTATTTCATTATTTGAAAAATAGAGATGAACTTGAGATGATAATAAAAAATATGGGAGTACTAGCTCCTGTAACATATATAGTAATATATATTATACTTACATTGGGTTGTGTTTCTCCTGTTCCATTAGCAATAGTTGGTGGTGTAGTTTTTGGAGTATTCTTTGGAATACTCTATACAATTATAGGAGCAGGGATAGGATTATCATTGGCTTTTTTAATTGCTAGATATATAGCTAGAGATTTTATAGAGAAAAAATTTGGTCAAAGAGAGATATTTAAAAAAGTGGAAAGTGGAGTAAAAAATGATGGTTGGTTTATATTAGCTGTAACAAGGTTTCTGCCAATTTTTCCCTTTGGACTTCAAAATTATCTCTATGGTTTGACTTCTATTAAGTTTAGTTTGTATAGTATTTTATCAATTATATTTATTTTACCTGGAACAGTAGCTTTTATATTATTAGGTGGGGCTGTTGCCTCTGGAGATATACAAAAAGCTGTAAAAGTTTCATTGCTAGCTTCAATAATACTGTTTTGTTTGAGTGTAATTGCAAAGATAATAAAAAAAAAATTAGATAGAAGAACAAAATAA
- a CDS encoding (Fe-S)-binding protein, which yields MKKEIIDKIQNIAESCLDCKLCMKECVMLNDYTSSPKELFQEYIKEGYMEIPKEIAYSCNMCNQCTMVCPKDLDLKDVFMDIRKEHVKANGGISPMKGHRAVRVHQYLGYTKFFNTTVKPEKKVKYLFYPGCSLSSYSPQYVEKIFKYLSERFNGEVGVLLTCCGKPLRDMGEKEKFQKRLKSSLDKFKELEVEKIVVACQSCYKVFSKYAEQEVISLWALLGEIGVPKESVGIGKNSDVVFNIQDSCSTRDVEEIHEGVRKIIKELGYKIEELKHSKGNTRCCGLGGMVAPSMPTLTKEIIKKRSIENTTGYMISYCGGCREAMERGGLDSLHILDLVFGETYLKRMKKVRLISPIEQWYRRYQTKKLLNR from the coding sequence TTGAAAAAAGAGATTATAGACAAAATTCAAAATATAGCTGAAAGTTGTTTAGATTGTAAGCTATGTATGAAAGAGTGTGTGATGCTAAATGATTATACCTCTTCTCCAAAAGAACTGTTTCAGGAGTATATAAAAGAAGGTTATATGGAGATACCAAAGGAGATAGCATACTCTTGTAATATGTGTAACCAATGTACTATGGTTTGTCCAAAAGATTTAGATTTAAAAGATGTATTTATGGATATAAGAAAAGAGCATGTGAAAGCTAATGGTGGAATCTCTCCTATGAAAGGGCATAGAGCTGTTAGAGTACATCAATATTTAGGGTATACGAAATTTTTTAATACAACAGTAAAACCTGAAAAGAAAGTAAAATATCTATTTTATCCAGGATGTTCACTTTCTTCATATAGCCCTCAATATGTTGAAAAAATTTTTAAATATTTAAGTGAAAGATTTAATGGAGAAGTGGGTGTTCTTTTGACCTGCTGTGGGAAGCCTCTTAGAGATATGGGAGAAAAGGAAAAATTTCAAAAGAGATTAAAGAGTTCATTGGATAAATTTAAAGAGTTAGAGGTAGAAAAGATAGTAGTAGCATGTCAATCGTGCTATAAAGTTTTCTCAAAGTATGCAGAACAGGAGGTAATATCTCTGTGGGCACTTTTAGGAGAGATTGGAGTTCCAAAAGAGAGTGTCGGAATAGGGAAAAACTCAGATGTTGTTTTTAATATTCAAGACTCTTGTTCTACAAGAGATGTAGAGGAAATACATGAGGGAGTAAGAAAAATAATAAAAGAGTTAGGTTATAAAATAGAGGAATTAAAACACTCAAAGGGAAATACTAGATGTTGTGGCTTAGGAGGAATGGTAGCTCCATCAATGCCAACTTTGACAAAAGAAATTATAAAAAAAAGAAGTATAGAGAATACAACTGGCTATATGATTAGTTATTGTGGTGGTTGTAGAGAAGCAATGGAAAGAGGAGGATTAGACTCTTTACATATACTAGATTTAGTTTTTGGAGAGACATATTTAAAAAGAATGAAAAAAGTTCGTTTGATTTCACCAATTGAACAATGGTATAGAAGGTATCAGACTAAGAAATTATTAAATAGGTAG